TCCGCTGCATACCGAATCAGAGCGTAACCGTTCCAGCGAGCAGACCAGATGTCGCCGTTGGTATCGATCGTCATTCCGTCTGGAACACTTGGTTCATCCGGGGTTGTGAGAAACACTTCGTGGTTCGTGAGTTCTCCCGATACTGCATCGTAGTCGAACTGATGAATCGTTTGTGCCTCAGATTCGGTGAGGTACATTGTTTCCTGATCAGTAGCAAATCCGATGCCGTTCGGGATTTCGAGGCCCTCGTATACAACGTGATACGACCCATTGGTGTCAAACCGGTACAGTCGTCCCAGACAATCGTCAGTCGGCATTGTTCCAGCGAAGACGCGTCCACGAGGACCTGCGATGACATCGTTGAATCGAGAGTCCTGTTCGCGTGGAATCGATTCGATGACGGATTTGACGTTACCGTCTCGCCATCGTTCGACCCTCCCACTGGATTCGAACAGCAAAAGTGACCCGTCGTCTTGAATGGTAAACCCGCCGATTGAATCGTCCGTCTCATAGACGACACTGTAGTCGGCAGCGGCCGGATCGTAGCGGTACAGTACTCCGTTAGGGATGTCACACCAGTAAAGAGCACCGTGATCGGGGTGCCAGAGCGGATTCTCTCCGGTGGTACATGTGGTGTCTGCAACTCGTTCGAGATCCATAGAGAGAGGACGAAGAGATGTCACAAAAAGGTGCGGACGGTAGGCGGGTGATACTTGATTGCTCTTCTATAGATTAGTGGAATACGTTGACGGCGACGGGAAGTGATGGTATGAAAGCCTGCTAATCTCCAGAGCATGGAACAAGGATGGGGTGGGCAAAGGCTGGCAAATTAGACAGCGCAGGATCCCCCGGAGATGAACGACCGAGGTCAGTTACTCTTTGACCGGGTGTGCGGCCAGCTCACTATACTCTTTGATCGATCTAGAGTGGAGCGACAAGTCTCATAACGCCCCGACACTCCGGACACGCGAACGACGCGGGCTTGTTCCCCTGCTCATCGCGGACGCGTTGCTCGCACGCGACGCATTCGTAGACGATTTCGGTCATAGTGACGATAATATCGCGTCTCAATCCTCATGAAAGTGGTTGCCGTATGGTTCCATTTTTATCGCCTTGTGTAACTGATAGCGGGAATCAGAGGGGTGAAGTTACATAGGTGCGTTGACAGCACATCTGTCGAAGCTAACTGGCTCAGATTTCACCTGTTCTAGGTTACACGTCTGTTATCCCGTGTTCCGTTTCCGGTTGTGGCGCATTTAGTCAATCAATGAGGAATTCTGTCAAAATGCCTAGTGAAGCTCCGTGTTTTTGACCAGATATGACCCGAGCGCAGGAACAACGAGCGGAAACCGCTACAGCCAGTTATCAGTCGTCGCCAGTCGAAACGCCAGCGTCGCGGTTTCGGTCCACGAACCCGTCGAGATGGGCACGGGGAGCGATCTCAGGCCGATACACCCACGCGTTGAGGAGTACGATCGGGACCATCGAGACTGCTACGACAACGTAGCCGACGTGGAGGTTCCCGAATAGCGTCGAAGAGTACACTAATGGGTAGAGGATGCCGCCAACCGTACCGACACCGCCGACGACGCCCGCGACTGCCCCCGAACTGTTCGGGAACATCGCCGGCACCTGAGCGAAGATCGCCCCCTCGGCAAAGGCACAACTCATCCCCACCAGAAAGCCTGCACCGACGGCCAACAGGACTTCGCCAGAAGTGCCGGCCAGCGTCATGACCACCATCGTCACCATAATGAAACAGAGACACACAAACGTCCACTGCTCGCGATAGTGTCCCTCGAACACTGGTAGGATATCCCGTTCCTGGCGGGCCAGTCTGTCGCTAACGTAACCTCCGATCGGCCGCAGGAGGCCGGCTGCGACCGAGAACGTCGCCGCAAACGTGCTCGCGAGCACGAGGTTGCTCGTGTCGAACGCCTCCCGATAGTACGTCGCCAGCCAGCCGTTCATCGAAAGTTCAAGCCCGAAGCTCATGATGTAGGCGAGCGCGAGTACCACGGTTCCATACCGAGTCGCGGTGTGGACCCAGTCCTCAAAGTTCGCACTCTCTTCGGTTGCCTGGCGTTTTGCCTCGCTTTTGGCTGCCTCGCCAAACACATAGTAAGCGACAGCGAGAACGATCGAGATGATTCCTGTATAGAAGAAGGCAGCTCGCCAATTGGCGTTGAACAGCGGTCCGCTCCAATTCGTCGGGAAGACTCGCGGGAGGATCAGCGCTCCGCCCGCAGCCCCAGCGTTGCCGATACCCGCGTAGATCCCCTCTGCGGTGCCCAGCTCTTCTTCCTCGAACCACTCCGAGACGTGCTGGATCCCGATGACGAACGTAATGCCCGCAGTGGCGACAATCAGCCGCTCAACGAAGAACACCGTGTAGTTCTGGGCAAACGCACTCGCCATCGAGAACACGCCGACATAGGCCAGCACAATTGCGAAGACAGTAGGCGCACCGTACTTGTCCGAGAGCCACCCGGTCAGGATTCGACCGAACGGGGCGAGCCAGATCGCAGCGCTCGCCAGGATACCGATTTCCGCGAGCGAGAGACCGAACTCCTCAGCCATTGGCCCCGTGAATGGTGCGAACGAAAACCAGATCAGAAACGAGAAATTGAATCCGATCGTGGCGAGCACGAGCGTCCGCCACTTGGTCATCCGAACGAGGCTCATTGGTGCACCTCCGGGAGACGGTCAACGGACGCGGAGCGCTCGCGTTCAGTCGTGTTGGCGTGCTCCGTTTCGCCTTCGGTTTCACTATTCGCACAAGGAGCAGTGAGGCGCACTGCACACTGTTTGTAATTTGGTTCATCAGAGTCGGGATCGGTCGCCGCGACGGTAAGGTGGTTCGTCATTGGGTGGTGAATCGGTAGCCAGACCATTCCCACCGGAATGGTCTCGTCCGGTTCGACACGCGCCGACACCGACGCGCGCCGTGATTCGATGGTAGTACTGGTTGTTTGTGCGTCATCCGTGTGAAGCACTTTCTCGTGGTTCGCGAGTGTCTCCGGATTGATGCGCGCAGTGAGTGGCTCCGTTCGATCTGGCGCGGTTCGCGTCCGCACACCTGTGTTGTAACCATCGGGTTCGCGCGCAGTAGTGAGCGTCAACGGATACTCCTGGTTCGGTGGCTCGGGAACGTCGTCGTGTCGTCCGGTCGAGAAGCGTGCTCTACCAGACGGCGTCAGAAACGTCCACACCGACTTGTCGGCCCCTATCGATTCTGTACCGGTCGTTGTCAATTCGTCATTGGAGCGGGTCGACGTCTTGGCATCAGCAGTCGCTGGATCGTTAGCACCGTCGGGATCGTAGTAGCGATAGCCGCCGGCCGATTCCTCGGTCGGTGCGGGCCAGCGAACCGCGCTCTCGTGATCGAGGCGATCGTAGGTGATGCCCGAACAGTCGGCGTCGGTGCCAGCCGTCAGCTCAGCAAACTCCGCGAAGACGCCTTCGGGATCGTGTACGTCGAACAGCCCAGGTACAAGCCGATCTGCAAGCGTGGCAATAATTCCGAGATCGCTTCTGACCCCTGAGGGCGTATCGGTAGCTGGGCGGACCCGCGAGACGGTACGCTCCATGTTCATCGCTGTCCCGTCAGACTCGCCCCACGTCGCCGCCGGGAGCACAACATCAGCCATTTCGACGGTTTCGCTCCAAAACGCGTCTTGGACCACCAGAAACGTCTCATCGAGTCGTTCACTAGCTGTCGTCGCGTCGGGAAGTCCCGCAACGGGATTGGTCGCCACGGCCCAGAGTGCCTCGATCGGTCCGTTGTCGATCGCCTCCACGACACCGACCGGGCCAGGGCCGGTATCATCAGGCAATCGGCCGACGGGAATCTCCCACGCTTCTGCGATGGCGTCTCGCTCATCGGGATCGGTGAAAGAGCGGTGTCCAGGCCACGTTCCCTTCGATGAGCACACGCGGGTTCCCATCGAATTCGCTTGCCCAGTTAGAGAAAACGGGCCGGAGCCTGGTCCCATGTTCCCAGTCGCAAGACAGAGGTCGATGAGCGCTCGTGCTGTGGCCGTTCCCTGGGTGCTCTGGTTGACACCCATTCCCCAGTACACTAACGTTGGGTCGACAAGCGCATCCGTCACTTCGTCGACTGTTTCGAGGGGAACGCCGGCGGTCGCGGCCGCCTCACTGGCTGCC
Above is a genomic segment from Halococcus salifodinae DSM 8989 containing:
- a CDS encoding SMP-30/gluconolactonase/LRE family protein — protein: MDLERVADTTCTTGENPLWHPDHGALYWCDIPNGVLYRYDPAAADYSVVYETDDSIGGFTIQDDGSLLLFESSGRVERWRDGNVKSVIESIPREQDSRFNDVIAGPRGRVFAGTMPTDDCLGRLYRFDTNGSYHVVYEGLEIPNGIGFATDQETMYLTESEAQTIHQFDYDAVSGELTNHEVFLTTPDEPSVPDGMTIDTNGDIWSARWNGYALIRYAADGTELQRIEFPARKVASVTFGGGDYRDMYVTTAGGEEREQEGGGAGALFRLRPGVTGLEEFRSRISV
- a CDS encoding MFS transporter encodes the protein MTKWRTLVLATIGFNFSFLIWFSFAPFTGPMAEEFGLSLAEIGILASAAIWLAPFGRILTGWLSDKYGAPTVFAIVLAYVGVFSMASAFAQNYTVFFVERLIVATAGITFVIGIQHVSEWFEEEELGTAEGIYAGIGNAGAAGGALILPRVFPTNWSGPLFNANWRAAFFYTGIISIVLAVAYYVFGEAAKSEAKRQATEESANFEDWVHTATRYGTVVLALAYIMSFGLELSMNGWLATYYREAFDTSNLVLASTFAATFSVAAGLLRPIGGYVSDRLARQERDILPVFEGHYREQWTFVCLCFIMVTMVVMTLAGTSGEVLLAVGAGFLVGMSCAFAEGAIFAQVPAMFPNSSGAVAGVVGGVGTVGGILYPLVYSSTLFGNLHVGYVVVAVSMVPIVLLNAWVYRPEIAPRAHLDGFVDRNRDAGVSTGDD
- the nasA gene encoding assimilatory nitrate reductase NasA — its product is MGEPVQTTCMRCAVGCGHIHEGVDVGYGIASVRGDVSHPVSKGLACPRGIRESGDPDGKWLTQPLVRKEGELLPTTWDVALGRVVRGFEDVLERNPNGNGIGVLGSGQQTNESAYALGKLARGGFGTRYYDANTTLCMASAVTAYYDAFGSDAPPCTYDDIPGARTHLVWGANPAVAHPVMFRWIHESAQAPDSQLVVVDPVETRTAEQAATHVRPDPGGDLALARAVLMSAIDRDLVDREFIQCVTAGFESLSKDLPAASEAAATAGVPLETVDEVTDALVDPTLVYWGMGVNQSTQGTATARALIDLCLATGNMGPGSGPFSLTGQANSMGTRVCSSKGTWPGHRSFTDPDERDAIAEAWEIPVGRLPDDTGPGPVGVVEAIDNGPIEALWAVATNPVAGLPDATTASERLDETFLVVQDAFWSETVEMADVVLPAATWGESDGTAMNMERTVSRVRPATDTPSGVRSDLGIIATLADRLVPGLFDVHDPEGVFAEFAELTAGTDADCSGITYDRLDHESAVRWPAPTEESAGGYRYYDPDGANDPATADAKTSTRSNDELTTTGTESIGADKSVWTFLTPSGRARFSTGRHDDVPEPPNQEYPLTLTTAREPDGYNTGVRTRTAPDRTEPLTARINPETLANHEKVLHTDDAQTTSTTIESRRASVSARVEPDETIPVGMVWLPIHHPMTNHLTVAATDPDSDEPNYKQCAVRLTAPCANSETEGETEHANTTERERSASVDRLPEVHQ